The Desulfovibrio sp. Fe33 genome includes a window with the following:
- the ftsW gene encoding putative lipid II flippase FtsW: protein MTSTLNARKDGAGGRVDPWLLTATLFLAGFGLIMVLSSSGIMAERIYGDTYYFFKRQLMFTGAGILAMIACIQIPRKAIFSLTYLWVGLAIVLLALCASPLGASVNGASRWVRIGSFNIQPLEYAKVALVLYLAYFFARKQDLVQTFSVGFLPPFLVTGFLCGLLLLQPDFGGAVVMCGLLFFMCLVGGTRFSYLFISLIFAGGAGWLLISSSPYRFKRWTAFLDPFASAQNEGYQLVQSLYAFGSGKLFGTGIGAGQRKLFFLPEAHNDFIMAVVGEELGFVGMSLFFLLVGFFLYRAFRIAMRLEDLQDRFTAFGVTCILALGMILNLAVVLGTVPPKGVAMPFISYGGSSLTVSFICAGLLLNLSRRVKA, encoded by the coding sequence ATGACTAGCACCCTGAATGCCCGCAAAGACGGCGCAGGGGGCCGCGTGGACCCCTGGCTCCTGACGGCGACCCTGTTTCTGGCCGGGTTCGGCCTCATCATGGTCCTGTCGTCTTCGGGCATCATGGCCGAGCGCATCTATGGCGACACCTATTATTTCTTCAAGCGCCAGCTCATGTTCACAGGCGCGGGAATCCTGGCCATGATCGCCTGCATCCAGATTCCCCGCAAAGCCATCTTCTCCCTCACCTATCTGTGGGTGGGCCTGGCCATCGTGCTGCTGGCCCTGTGCGCCAGTCCGCTCGGAGCCAGCGTCAACGGCGCAAGCCGCTGGGTGCGCATCGGCTCCTTCAACATCCAGCCCTTGGAATACGCCAAGGTGGCCCTGGTCCTCTATCTGGCCTACTTCTTCGCCCGCAAGCAGGACCTGGTCCAGACCTTCTCCGTGGGCTTCCTGCCGCCCTTCCTGGTGACGGGCTTCCTCTGCGGCCTGCTCCTGCTCCAGCCCGATTTCGGCGGAGCGGTGGTCATGTGCGGCCTGCTCTTCTTCATGTGCCTGGTGGGCGGCACCCGGTTCAGCTACCTGTTCATCTCGCTGATCTTCGCGGGCGGCGCGGGCTGGCTGCTCATCTCGTCCTCGCCCTACCGCTTCAAGCGATGGACCGCCTTCCTCGACCCCTTCGCCTCGGCCCAGAACGAGGGCTATCAGTTGGTCCAATCCCTGTACGCCTTCGGCTCGGGCAAACTTTTCGGCACCGGCATCGGCGCGGGCCAGCGCAAGCTCTTCTTCCTGCCCGAGGCGCACAACGACTTCATCATGGCCGTGGTCGGCGAGGAGCTCGGTTTCGTGGGCATGTCCCTGTTCTTCCTGCTGGTCGGCTTCTTCCTTTACCGGGCCTTCCGCATCGCCATGCGGCTCGAAGACCTCCAGGACCGCTTCACGGCCTTCGGCGTGACCTGCATCCTGGCGCTCGGCATGATCCTGAACCTGGCCGTCGTGCTGGGCACGGTGCCGCCCAAGGGCGTGGCCATGCCGTTCATTTCCTACGGCGGATCGAGCCTGACGGTTTCCTTCATCTGCGCAGGTCTCCTGCTCAATCTCTCCAGGAGGGTCAAGGCATGA
- the murC gene encoding UDP-N-acetylmuramate--L-alanine ligase: protein MRARVSNIHMVGIGGSGMNGIAEVLINMGFTVTGSDLSASAAVRRLEKLGATVFIGHGAENVGEADVLIKSTAIPDSNPELATARERGIPIIPRAEMLAELMRLRTGIAVAGTHGKTTTTSLLATVFTEAGLDPTVIIGGKLNTYGSNARLGEGDYLIAEADESDGSFLRLAPILTVVTNIDKDHLDFYDNQDAIDLSFMRFMNSTPFYGMNVVCGDDPGVQRLLPLIKRPCLTYGLGKNNKLRGEIVSSHLRSLFKVYLDGEEWGEVTVAQPGTHNVLNALACIGVALEVGLDKEEIISGLGNFGGVGRRFERKGESKGVIVVDDYGHHPAEIMANLRTAKECYPDRRLVVAFQPHRFSRTKALFGEFCKAFDDADVLLLTEIYPASESPIPGVSGLSLAQGIKQVSETKVQFFPDFDSLEKRLKDILRPGDLFMTQGAGSVWRIGENWLEQENDPGQGGE, encoded by the coding sequence ATGCGGGCCAGGGTGAGCAACATCCACATGGTCGGCATCGGCGGTTCGGGCATGAACGGCATCGCCGAAGTGCTCATCAACATGGGCTTCACCGTGACCGGCTCGGACCTGTCCGCGTCGGCGGCCGTGCGTCGGCTGGAAAAGCTGGGCGCCACGGTCTTCATCGGCCACGGCGCGGAGAACGTGGGCGAAGCCGACGTGCTCATCAAGTCCACGGCCATCCCGGACAGCAACCCGGAGCTGGCGACGGCCCGTGAACGAGGCATTCCGATCATCCCGCGCGCCGAGATGCTGGCCGAACTCATGCGGCTGCGCACCGGCATCGCCGTGGCCGGAACCCACGGCAAGACGACCACCACATCGCTGCTGGCGACCGTCTTCACCGAGGCGGGGCTGGACCCGACGGTCATCATCGGCGGCAAGCTGAATACCTACGGCTCCAACGCGCGGCTCGGCGAGGGCGACTACCTCATCGCCGAGGCGGACGAGTCCGACGGCTCCTTCCTGCGTCTGGCCCCGATCCTCACCGTGGTCACGAACATCGACAAGGACCACCTGGATTTCTACGACAATCAGGACGCCATCGACCTGTCGTTCATGCGTTTCATGAACTCCACGCCCTTCTACGGCATGAACGTCGTCTGCGGCGACGACCCCGGCGTGCAGCGGCTCCTTCCGCTCATCAAGCGTCCCTGCCTGACCTACGGCCTGGGCAAGAACAACAAGCTCAGGGGCGAGATCGTCAGCTCCCACCTCCGCTCCCTGTTCAAGGTCTACCTCGACGGCGAGGAGTGGGGCGAGGTCACTGTGGCCCAGCCCGGCACCCACAACGTGCTCAACGCCCTGGCCTGCATCGGCGTGGCCCTGGAGGTCGGCCTGGACAAGGAAGAAATCATCAGCGGCCTGGGCAACTTCGGCGGCGTGGGACGCCGTTTCGAGCGCAAGGGCGAAAGCAAGGGCGTCATCGTGGTGGACGACTACGGCCACCATCCGGCCGAGATCATGGCCAACCTGCGCACCGCCAAGGAATGCTATCCCGACCGTCGGCTGGTGGTCGCCTTCCAGCCCCACCGGTTCTCGCGCACCAAGGCCCTGTTCGGCGAATTCTGCAAGGCCTTCGACGACGCGGACGTGCTGCTGCTGACGGAAATTTACCCGGCTTCGGAATCGCCCATTCCCGGCGTGTCCGGCCTGTCGCTGGCGCAGGGCATCAAGCAGGTCTCCGAGACCAAGGTGCAATTCTTCCCGGATTTCGATTCCCTGGAAAAACGGCTCAAGGACATCCTGCGGCCCGGCGACCTGTTCATGACTCAGGGCGCGGGTTCCGTGTGGCGCATCGGCGAGAACTGGCTCGAACAGGAAAACGACCCCGGACAAGGCGGAGAATAG
- the murG gene encoding undecaprenyldiphospho-muramoylpentapeptide beta-N-acetylglucosaminyltransferase — MTLNRVVLTTGGTGGHIFPALSVATALTEYNKGVRILFMGGPGPEGELARKHGLEFLELPAGGIMGKGIPGALSGLGWLGTGIPKALFEVWRFRPDAVIGFGGYAGFCPVLAARILGIPTAVHEQNSVPGVTNKILGKMVNRIFLSFPDAMGLFPADRTFLTGNPVRPEIFKAGERRRGRVPGKRVFVFGGSQGARPLNDAVIEALPRFMEAGVTLVHQTGRIDFSRVRSAYEAAGADPAQVREFIEDMGTEYSACDLVICRSGASTVFEIAAAGAPAIFVPFPQATHDHQTMNARAMTDIGAAELLPQSGLSGATLADRVFELLDNRERLESMETAAKGMARRFAARDIVAGLTAMAGQE, encoded by the coding sequence ATGACCCTGAACCGCGTTGTCCTGACCACCGGCGGCACCGGCGGCCACATCTTCCCGGCACTTTCCGTGGCCACGGCCCTGACCGAATACAACAAGGGCGTGCGCATCCTGTTCATGGGCGGTCCCGGCCCCGAGGGCGAGCTGGCCCGCAAGCACGGCCTGGAATTTCTGGAGCTGCCCGCAGGCGGCATCATGGGCAAGGGCATCCCCGGCGCGCTCTCCGGCCTGGGCTGGCTCGGCACGGGCATCCCCAAGGCCCTCTTCGAAGTGTGGCGCTTCCGTCCCGACGCGGTCATCGGCTTCGGCGGCTACGCGGGCTTCTGCCCGGTTCTGGCCGCCCGCATCCTGGGCATCCCCACCGCCGTGCACGAGCAGAACTCGGTGCCCGGCGTGACCAACAAGATTCTGGGGAAGATGGTCAACCGGATTTTCCTGAGCTTCCCGGACGCCATGGGCCTGTTCCCGGCGGACCGGACCTTCCTCACCGGCAATCCGGTGCGCCCAGAAATTTTCAAGGCGGGCGAACGGCGGCGGGGCCGCGTCCCGGGCAAACGGGTCTTCGTCTTCGGCGGCAGCCAGGGCGCAAGGCCTCTCAACGACGCCGTCATCGAGGCCCTGCCCCGGTTCATGGAAGCTGGCGTCACCCTGGTCCACCAGACGGGCCGGATCGACTTTTCACGCGTGCGGTCGGCCTATGAGGCCGCCGGTGCGGACCCGGCTCAGGTCCGGGAATTTATCGAGGACATGGGGACCGAATACTCCGCCTGCGACCTGGTGATATGCCGGTCGGGGGCGAGCACGGTCTTTGAAATCGCGGCGGCGGGGGCTCCGGCCATCTTCGTGCCCTTCCCCCAGGCCACCCACGACCATCAGACAATGAACGCCAGGGCCATGACCGACATCGGCGCAGCCGAGCTGCTCCCCCAATCCGGGTTGAGCGGCGCGACGCTGGCCGACCGGGTGTTCGAGCTGCTCGACAACCGCGAGCGGCTGGAATCCATGGAAACGGCGGCCAAAGGCATGGCCAGACGATTCGCGGCGCGCGACATCGTGGCCGGGCTGACCGCCATGGCCGGGCAGGAGTAA